A genomic window from Lotus japonicus ecotype B-129 chromosome 1, LjGifu_v1.2 includes:
- the LOC130747826 gene encoding putative F-box/FBD/LRR-repeat protein At1g66300 has protein sequence MSNSMDEILMNSETENEENKGRLSDLPDSILLHILSFMNAVLAVRTCILSTRWKDLWKRLPTLIFHSQDFLSSQSSYVFQYRFLTGRDDSTALQGLDLKYIDSVSMGPIQPQVIVRMVYYAVSHNVQRLGIYSESSFFGLLAVLPCIFTCHTLTSLKLILGPDVPRNDTVSYLFPESMNMPALTTLHLRNFTFGSSGNGRADPFSGLNRLKSLIIDQCNLKDTRILCITSMTLVSLTLHNHRPCSPRHNYYKTELCTPCLHRFSCTECPSQYLYGSGLSSVKEVNIGADLCMYNSEPPRILLSWLRDLVNITSLTVTKRTS, from the coding sequence ATGTCAAATTCAATGGATGAGATATTGATGAATAGTGAGACTGAAAATGAAGAGAACAAAGGCAGGCTCAGCGATTTGCCCGATTCCATTCTCCTTCACATTTTGTCATTCATGAATGCCGTATTAGCCGTTCGAACTTGCATTTTATCCACGAGATGGAAGGATCTCTGGAAACGCCTTCCAACCCTTATTTTTCATTCCCAAGACTTTCTGTCATCGCAGAGTTCCTATGTATTCCAATATAGGTTTTTGACTGGTCGCGATGACTCAACCGCGCTGCAAGGTCTTGATCTTAAGTATATTGATTCTGTGAGTATGGGTCCCATTCAGCCTCAGGTCATTGTAAGGATGGTATACTACGCTGTTTCGCACAATGTCCAGCGATTAGGAATCTATAGCGAATCCAGCTTTTTCGGCCTCCTGGCTGTGCTGCCTTGCATTTTCACATGTCATACTTTAACATCTCTTAAGCTCATACTTGGTCCTGATGTTCCGCGTAATGATACTGTTAGCTATTTATTCCCTGAATCTATGAATATGCCCGCATTAACCACCTTGCATCTGCGAAATTTCACCTTTGGCTCAAGTGGCAATGGTCGTGCTGACCCATTTTCGGGGCTTAACAGGTTGAAAAGTTTGATCATTGACCAATGTAACCTAAAGGATACACGGATCCTCTGCATAACAAGCATGACGCTTGTCAGTTTAACTCTGCATAATCATCGTCCTTGTTCTCCTCGACATAACTACTACAAAACTGAGCTATGCACACCATGTCTTCATAGGTTTTCTTGCACGGAGTGTCCTTCTCAGTACCTCTATGGGAGCGGTCTTTCTTCGGTTAAGGAAGTGAACATTGGTGCAGATTTGTGCATGTATAACTCAGAGCCTCCTCGGATTCTACTTAGCTGGCTGCGGGATCTTGTTAATATAACTTCATTGACTGTCACTAAAAGAACGAGTTAA